A single region of the Stenotrophomonas sp. Marseille-Q4652 genome encodes:
- the fur gene encoding ferric iron uptake transcriptional regulator, which yields MESHDLRKVGLKVTHPRMRILALLEQRSPHHHMTAEAIYRQLLEHGDEIGLATVYRVLTQFEAAGLVLKHNFEGGQAVYELDRGGHHDHMVDVDTGHVIEFESAEIEELQRKIAAEHGYELEEHSLVLYVRKKRA from the coding sequence ATGGAATCCCACGATCTGCGCAAAGTCGGCCTGAAGGTCACCCATCCGCGCATGCGCATCCTGGCGTTGCTGGAGCAGCGCAGCCCCCACCACCACATGACCGCCGAGGCCATCTACCGCCAGCTGCTCGAGCATGGCGACGAGATCGGCCTGGCCACGGTGTACCGGGTGCTGACCCAGTTCGAGGCGGCCGGCCTGGTGCTCAAGCACAACTTCGAGGGCGGCCAGGCGGTGTACGAGCTGGACCGCGGCGGCCACCACGACCACATGGTCGACGTGGACACCGGCCACGTCATCGAGTTCGAGAGCGCCGAGATCGAGGAGCTGCAGCGCAAGATCGCCGCTGAACACGGGTACGAGCTGGAAGAGCACTCGCTGGTGCTGTACGTGCGCAAGAAACGCGCCTGA